The [Bacillus] selenitireducens MLS10 genome includes a region encoding these proteins:
- the pulA gene encoding type I pullulanase, which produces MRNVMTWVDSPHDLQLNGAGIEQRVHVHQKAMLYSENEVIEATVMDTYENGVHLVTSKKIIPGKRMTLGVGRIKAPVSIRFLVHTEWFHENYSDTSEVFGAIYTAQETIFRVWSPVAVTMELLINGRAISMNRSWRGSWEVAVPGDCHGDEYLFRAEVNGVVHEVVDPYAKALTANSKAGVVVDLTRTDPKEFRSTDRPEVRNLQDSIIYELHVRDATIHPDSGVKAKGTYSGLTETGTTTEKGFKTGLDYLTDLGMTHVQLLPVNDFGRVDDLKPSKQYNWGYDPLFFQVPEGSFSTDPTNPFARITELKELVQAFHRKGIQVILDVVYNHVFVLDESSFHKLVPYYYFRYSANGEPSNGTGVGNDIASERPMVRAFILDTVRYWLKEFRIDGFRFDLMGIMDIDTVNAIRHEADKEPRPVMLLGEGWNLPTELDFDHKATNHRAGEMPGVRFFNDMFRDTIKGSTFDLNEQGYATGRGKWIERMYQLTSGSVLMDEPLPPHVAEITQTVNYVECHDNHTLWDRLLISNQEDSVETRQALHRLATAITIFSQGVPFLHAGQEFFRTKGGDGNSYISPDEVNRLDWNLAEEASENIRYIRDLIALRRSRPGFRQLSASAFRERTRVLQTEFPVFGYILFEYEEEIVIFFNPGDEQQEVHLPSVGQWQVLSSPYRSAVITEPSMLGLKLDMKPFECLVLGKKR; this is translated from the coding sequence ATGAGAAATGTAATGACGTGGGTTGACAGCCCGCATGACCTGCAGTTAAACGGAGCGGGCATTGAACAGCGTGTCCATGTGCACCAGAAAGCCATGCTCTATTCAGAAAACGAAGTGATCGAGGCGACGGTTATGGACACGTACGAAAACGGGGTGCACCTTGTCACGTCAAAAAAGATTATCCCGGGTAAGCGCATGACACTCGGAGTAGGACGGATCAAGGCACCTGTATCCATCCGGTTCCTTGTACATACAGAGTGGTTTCACGAGAACTATTCGGATACCTCCGAAGTGTTCGGAGCGATTTATACGGCGCAAGAGACCATCTTCAGGGTATGGTCCCCGGTGGCTGTTACGATGGAACTGCTGATCAACGGAAGGGCAATCTCGATGAACAGGTCATGGCGGGGTTCTTGGGAGGTCGCGGTTCCGGGAGACTGTCACGGAGATGAATATCTGTTCCGTGCAGAAGTCAACGGGGTCGTTCACGAGGTGGTTGATCCTTATGCCAAGGCACTCACGGCAAACAGCAAGGCCGGTGTCGTCGTCGATCTAACAAGGACGGATCCGAAAGAATTCCGCTCGACGGACCGCCCTGAGGTGCGTAATCTCCAGGACAGCATCATTTATGAGCTTCATGTGAGGGATGCGACCATTCATCCGGACAGCGGGGTCAAGGCGAAAGGAACCTACAGCGGTCTGACTGAAACAGGAACGACGACGGAAAAGGGGTTCAAAACGGGACTTGATTATCTGACGGATCTGGGGATGACACATGTTCAGCTCCTGCCGGTGAATGATTTCGGACGGGTGGACGATCTGAAGCCTTCAAAACAGTATAACTGGGGGTATGATCCGCTCTTTTTTCAGGTGCCTGAAGGGAGTTTTTCAACGGATCCGACCAATCCGTTTGCCAGAATCACCGAATTGAAAGAACTTGTACAGGCCTTTCACCGAAAGGGCATTCAGGTGATTCTCGATGTGGTCTATAATCATGTCTTTGTTCTTGATGAATCATCGTTCCATAAACTTGTCCCTTATTACTATTTCCGTTATTCAGCGAATGGTGAGCCATCAAACGGAACGGGTGTAGGCAATGATATTGCCAGTGAACGGCCCATGGTCCGTGCCTTTATCCTTGATACGGTGAGGTACTGGCTGAAAGAATTCAGGATTGACGGGTTCCGTTTTGACCTGATGGGGATTATGGATATCGATACGGTCAACGCCATCCGTCATGAGGCTGATAAAGAGCCAAGACCGGTCATGCTGCTTGGAGAAGGCTGGAATTTGCCGACAGAGCTTGATTTCGATCATAAGGCGACTAATCACAGAGCAGGTGAAATGCCTGGTGTACGATTTTTTAATGACATGTTTCGCGACACGATCAAGGGAAGCACCTTTGATTTGAATGAACAGGGCTACGCAACAGGCCGCGGAAAATGGATCGAACGGATGTATCAGCTGACCTCGGGTTCTGTTTTGATGGATGAGCCGCTTCCGCCGCATGTGGCGGAAATCACGCAGACGGTGAATTATGTGGAATGCCATGATAATCACACCCTTTGGGACAGGCTTCTCATTTCCAATCAGGAAGATTCGGTTGAGACTAGACAGGCGCTGCACAGGCTGGCCACAGCCATTACAATCTTCAGTCAGGGTGTTCCGTTTCTTCATGCAGGACAGGAATTTTTCCGCACGAAAGGCGGAGATGGGAACAGCTACATTTCCCCTGATGAGGTGAATCGTCTTGACTGGAATCTCGCAGAAGAAGCGTCAGAAAATATCCGTTACATCCGGGATCTGATTGCTCTTAGAAGAAGCAGGCCGGGTTTCAGGCAACTTTCTGCATCTGCATTCAGAGAGCGGACACGGGTGTTGCAAACGGAATTTCCTGTCTTCGGCTATATTCTGTTTGAATATGAAGAGGAGATTGTCATCTTTTTTAATCCGGGTGATGAGCAGCAGGAAGTGCATCTGCCTTCTGTAGGACAATGGCAGGTTCTGTCATCCCCGTATCGCTCAGCTGTCATAACGGAGCCGTCGATGCTCGGCCTAAAGCTTGACATGAAGCCGTTTGAATGTCTGGTACTCGGTAAAAAAAGATAG
- the glgB gene encoding 1,4-alpha-glucan branching protein GlgB — MKWKISDEDTYLFHQGTHYQSYKLMGAKKMTIDGQTGYRFTVWAPNAKAVSVTGDFNDWVHGSHPLEKLTDMGLWAGFFPDVEDGVTYKFSLEHPDGRRLLKADPYAQYAEVRPNTASVTWADPEYAWSDEDWYKQKKSTSSYSSPVNIYEVHLGTWRKKPGEVEDDALYSYRELAETLIPYVKELGYTHIELLPITEHPFDLSWGYQITGYFAPTSRFGSPEDFKYFVDQCHRHKIGVLLDWVPGHFCRDEHGLRQFDGEACYEYQDINKADKPSWGTLTFDFGRPEVQSFLISNAVYWLREFHLDGIRVDAVASMMYLNFDRPEDKPKLYNTYGGEENLEATAFLRKLNQTVFAYEPDVLMMAEDSSDVPLVTAPVHDGGLGFNYKWNMGWMNDMLKYMEYDPLHRKHHHNHLTFSFMYTYSENFILPLSHDEVVHGKKSLLNKMPGDQWQQFANFRLLLAYQMAHPGKKLLFMGGELAMYSEWKDKEDLDWHLLDYPLHRGAHEYIRVLNHMYKNSPALYELDHDPAGFQWIDADNQDQSITSFIRRGKKPGDEYIIICNFTPVVHYDFKIGVPEPGVYKEVFNTDYEHFGGSNQINDGDHFTFDEKWHGFDQHMKIMVPPLAVSIFQIKSTHNDEEESQ; from the coding sequence ATGAAGTGGAAAATAAGTGATGAGGATACATATTTATTCCATCAAGGAACCCATTACCAAAGTTACAAACTGATGGGTGCAAAGAAAATGACCATTGACGGACAAACCGGTTACCGTTTTACCGTTTGGGCACCCAATGCGAAGGCGGTCTCTGTAACCGGTGACTTCAACGACTGGGTACACGGCAGTCACCCACTCGAAAAACTGACCGATATGGGGCTTTGGGCAGGATTCTTCCCGGATGTTGAAGACGGCGTCACCTATAAATTCAGTCTCGAGCACCCCGATGGACGACGGCTGTTAAAAGCAGATCCCTATGCGCAGTATGCAGAGGTCCGTCCGAACACAGCGTCCGTTACGTGGGCTGATCCGGAATACGCGTGGTCTGACGAAGACTGGTACAAACAAAAAAAATCGACTTCTTCATATTCATCTCCTGTGAACATTTATGAAGTGCACCTCGGCACATGGCGAAAGAAGCCGGGCGAAGTTGAAGATGATGCCCTTTATTCCTACCGCGAACTCGCAGAGACGCTCATCCCCTATGTAAAAGAACTCGGGTACACACACATTGAACTCTTGCCAATAACCGAACACCCATTTGATCTTTCGTGGGGCTATCAGATTACCGGCTATTTCGCACCGACAAGCCGCTTTGGATCACCTGAGGACTTTAAGTATTTCGTGGATCAGTGTCACCGGCATAAGATCGGGGTCCTCCTCGACTGGGTTCCAGGTCACTTCTGCCGCGATGAACATGGGCTTCGCCAGTTTGACGGGGAAGCCTGCTATGAGTACCAAGACATTAATAAAGCGGATAAACCCTCATGGGGGACACTCACCTTCGACTTCGGTCGCCCTGAAGTCCAGAGTTTTCTCATCTCCAACGCCGTTTACTGGCTCCGCGAATTTCATCTTGACGGCATCCGCGTTGATGCCGTGGCAAGCATGATGTATCTGAACTTCGACCGTCCGGAAGATAAACCGAAGCTCTATAACACCTACGGCGGCGAAGAAAACCTGGAGGCCACAGCCTTCTTGCGAAAACTCAATCAGACCGTCTTCGCCTATGAGCCGGACGTATTGATGATGGCGGAAGACAGCTCCGATGTGCCACTTGTAACGGCACCGGTACATGACGGCGGTCTCGGATTCAATTACAAATGGAATATGGGCTGGATGAACGACATGCTCAAGTACATGGAATATGACCCGCTTCACCGCAAGCATCACCATAACCACCTGACATTCTCCTTTATGTATACGTACTCGGAGAACTTCATCTTGCCACTCTCCCATGATGAGGTCGTACACGGAAAAAAGTCTTTACTCAATAAAATGCCGGGTGATCAGTGGCAGCAGTTTGCGAACTTCCGCCTGCTCCTCGCCTATCAGATGGCCCATCCGGGCAAAAAGCTTCTCTTTATGGGCGGCGAACTTGCCATGTACAGCGAATGGAAGGATAAAGAGGATTTGGACTGGCACCTGCTCGACTATCCGCTCCACCGCGGCGCTCATGAGTATATTCGCGTATTGAATCATATGTATAAGAACTCGCCCGCTCTCTACGAGCTCGATCATGACCCGGCAGGGTTTCAGTGGATCGACGCAGATAACCAGGATCAGAGTATCACATCGTTTATCCGTCGCGGGAAAAAGCCGGGTGATGAATACATCATCATCTGCAACTTCACACCGGTCGTCCACTACGATTTCAAAATCGGCGTCCCTGAACCCGGTGTCTATAAAGAGGTCTTCAATACCGATTACGAGCATTTCGGCGGCTCGAATCAGATCAACGATGGCGATCATTTTACTTTCGATGAAAAATGGCACGGCTTTGATCAGCACATGAAAATCATGGTACCACCTTTAGCCGTTTCCATTTTCCAAATAAAATCCACACACAACGATGAGGAGGAATCCCAATGA
- a CDS encoding YtoQ family protein produces MHINVYLAGQIHDDWRTEIKQEAEKKKLPLSFFGPMENHDRSDNIGEEILGKQADPIAKDEAASQLNNLRTRLLMEKSDVVIAKFGESYKQWNSAMDASAAVTLGKPLILIRPKNLHHPLKELSERAQVTVETAEQAVKCLAYLFETD; encoded by the coding sequence ATGCACATCAATGTATACTTGGCCGGTCAAATTCATGATGACTGGCGAACGGAAATCAAACAGGAGGCTGAAAAAAAGAAGCTCCCACTGTCTTTTTTCGGCCCCATGGAAAACCACGACCGCTCCGATAACATCGGTGAAGAAATTCTCGGTAAACAGGCGGATCCCATCGCAAAAGATGAAGCTGCGTCACAGCTCAATAACCTGAGAACCCGACTGCTTATGGAGAAATCCGACGTGGTTATTGCCAAATTCGGCGAATCCTATAAACAGTGGAACAGCGCCATGGATGCTTCTGCGGCTGTGACACTCGGAAAACCGCTGATTCTTATTCGCCCAAAGAACCTGCATCATCCGTTGAAAGAACTCAGTGAACGCGCACAGGTGACCGTGGAAACAGCTGAACAGGCAGTAAAATGCCTGGCTTACTTGTTTGAAACAGACTGA
- a CDS encoding phosphotransferase — protein sequence MNHLEQFLGEGWELRPAGGATGEAYIAERGQQKIFVKRNSSPFLAVLSAEGIVPKLLWTKRLENGDVVTAQEWVEGRKLDRHELNSNRVARLLSKIHRSSELLEMFKRMGNTPVMPEHVIDYAKKAMAKMTSHQPQVLHALHWLVDQVPVHDETCFVVCHADVHHNNWIHYNDHDKDELYLIDWDGAKLADPVMDIAPILYLYVPEADRAEWLSQYGISQTPELDNKVRWYLTALCIENIAWYDCRGLDGERDQWLDRLNRVMNE from the coding sequence GTGAACCATTTGGAACAGTTTCTTGGAGAAGGATGGGAATTGCGCCCTGCCGGTGGCGCTACCGGTGAAGCGTATATTGCCGAGAGAGGACAGCAGAAGATATTTGTTAAACGAAATTCATCCCCGTTTCTGGCTGTTCTGTCCGCCGAAGGTATCGTTCCGAAACTCCTTTGGACCAAGCGGCTGGAAAATGGTGATGTTGTCACTGCCCAGGAATGGGTGGAAGGACGAAAGCTTGACAGGCATGAGTTGAATTCAAACCGGGTCGCAAGACTTTTGTCCAAGATTCACCGCTCGTCGGAGCTTTTGGAGATGTTCAAGCGAATGGGGAACACGCCTGTGATGCCTGAGCATGTCATTGATTACGCCAAAAAAGCGATGGCGAAGATGACGAGTCATCAGCCGCAGGTATTACATGCTTTGCATTGGCTTGTCGATCAGGTTCCGGTTCACGATGAAACATGTTTTGTTGTCTGCCATGCGGATGTGCATCACAACAACTGGATTCATTACAACGATCACGATAAAGATGAGCTGTATCTGATCGACTGGGACGGGGCAAAGCTTGCGGATCCGGTGATGGATATCGCACCGATCCTTTACTTATATGTACCGGAGGCGGATCGCGCAGAGTGGCTCTCGCAATACGGCATCAGTCAGACACCTGAGCTCGATAACAAAGTCCGCTGGTATTTAACGGCACTTTGCATTGAAAACATTGCCTGGTACGACTGCCGGGGTCTTGATGGGGAACGGGATCAGTGGCTGGATCGTCTGAACAGGGTCATGAACGAATAG
- a CDS encoding PepSY domain-containing protein yields MSWKKFAAGIGAGVAVTVLAKKQMDRSDMGISAEKALKTVKKQASELGTIEGSWVHMVTEKFETDHLVYNVYRGGVTVGNDLGEVSAYDFYVDAASGTILSLEKQ; encoded by the coding sequence ATGAGTTGGAAGAAATTTGCCGCAGGTATCGGTGCAGGTGTCGCCGTGACGGTTCTGGCAAAAAAACAGATGGACCGGAGCGACATGGGCATTTCTGCAGAGAAAGCATTGAAAACGGTTAAGAAACAGGCCTCAGAGCTCGGAACCATTGAAGGATCCTGGGTTCACATGGTGACTGAGAAATTCGAAACGGATCATCTTGTGTATAATGTGTACCGCGGCGGCGTTACCGTTGGTAATGATCTGGGAGAAGTTTCCGCTTACGATTTTTATGTGGATGCAGCATCAGGGACCATCCTCTCTCTTGAAAAACAGTAA
- the trmB gene encoding tRNA (guanosine(46)-N7)-methyltransferase TrmB — protein sequence MRLRKKPWAKEYMGKFPELVTDQPYEKRGKWRTLFPGTDPDAPLHVEIGTGKGRFITEMAMAYPDRCFIGVEKHSSVLVTGVQRVEENPPPNLKLIEADVKHIEELFDEGEIDRLYINFTDPWPKKRHAKRRLTHPDFLNKYRTVLKSDGEIHFKTDNQGLFEYSLASMSQTGMAFQNVSLDLHNSGMEENIMTEYEEKFASLGMRIYRLESWYSEGEF from the coding sequence ATGAGATTACGCAAGAAGCCTTGGGCAAAGGAGTATATGGGGAAGTTTCCTGAACTGGTCACCGATCAGCCGTATGAGAAAAGAGGCAAGTGGCGCACGCTTTTTCCGGGGACAGATCCCGATGCACCGTTGCATGTGGAAATCGGAACCGGGAAAGGACGTTTTATTACGGAAATGGCAATGGCCTATCCCGACAGATGCTTTATAGGGGTCGAAAAACACAGCAGTGTCCTTGTGACGGGTGTACAGCGCGTAGAAGAAAATCCGCCACCGAATCTGAAGCTGATTGAAGCGGACGTGAAGCATATTGAGGAACTGTTTGATGAAGGGGAGATCGATCGTCTGTATATCAACTTCACCGACCCGTGGCCAAAAAAGCGCCACGCAAAACGGCGGCTGACGCATCCGGATTTTCTGAATAAATACAGGACGGTGCTGAAGTCTGACGGGGAGATTCATTTTAAAACGGATAATCAGGGCCTGTTTGAGTATTCGCTTGCGAGCATGAGCCAGACCGGTATGGCCTTTCAGAACGTCAGCCTTGATCTTCATAACAGCGGCATGGAAGAAAACATTATGACCGAATATGAAGAAAAATTTGCAAGCCTGGGAATGAGGATTTACCGGCTCGAATCATGGTATAGTGAAGGTGAATTCTAG
- a CDS encoding YtnP family quorum-quenching lactonase produces MEQWKVNEEVTMTWLDGGVTHLDGGAMFGVVPKPLWSKRYPVNDNNQIELRSDPILLQVDGKHMLIESGIGNGKFSEKAMRNYGITSESKVKENLAELGLTPADIDAVLMTHMHFDHVSGLTEPVDGKQQPVFPNAVIYVEEKEWAEMRQPNIRSKNTYFRENWEAIEHQVKTYAGQIEVAPDVRMIHTGGHSYGHAIIHISCGNANIWHMADLMPTHVHLPSLWVLAYDDYPMTSIHQKEQYIQANLPNSPVFTFYHDAHYRWVQFSEDGKQIKHCLERNRENE; encoded by the coding sequence ATGGAACAGTGGAAGGTGAACGAAGAAGTGACCATGACCTGGCTTGATGGCGGTGTTACCCATCTCGACGGCGGAGCGATGTTTGGAGTCGTGCCGAAGCCGCTCTGGTCAAAGCGTTATCCCGTCAATGACAACAATCAGATTGAGCTCCGCTCTGATCCGATTTTGCTTCAGGTTGACGGCAAGCACATGCTCATTGAATCAGGCATCGGAAACGGCAAATTTTCAGAGAAAGCCATGCGGAATTACGGCATCACGTCCGAATCCAAAGTGAAAGAAAATCTTGCGGAACTGGGACTTACTCCTGCGGACATTGATGCGGTGCTGATGACGCATATGCACTTCGATCACGTCAGCGGGCTGACTGAACCCGTTGATGGCAAACAACAGCCTGTGTTTCCGAATGCCGTGATCTATGTGGAGGAAAAGGAATGGGCGGAGATGAGACAACCGAATATCCGCTCGAAAAACACGTACTTCAGGGAAAACTGGGAGGCGATTGAGCATCAGGTGAAGACCTATGCCGGTCAGATTGAAGTGGCACCGGATGTCCGGATGATCCATACAGGCGGACACAGTTACGGTCATGCCATCATCCATATCAGTTGCGGGAATGCCAATATTTGGCATATGGCGGATCTCATGCCGACCCACGTACATTTACCTTCACTGTGGGTGCTTGCTTATGATGATTATCCGATGACATCGATCCATCAAAAAGAGCAGTATATTCAGGCGAATTTGCCAAACAGTCCTGTCTTTACGTTTTATCATGATGCCCATTACCGCTGGGTACAGTTTTCTGAGGACGGGAAGCAGATTAAGCATTGCCTTGAGCGGAACCGGGAGAACGAATAA
- a CDS encoding M42 family metallopeptidase encodes MNEETYQMFETLTALHGAPGHEHDVRKYVKKQLEAYSDEVIQDRLGSVFGVKRGAETGPKVMVAGHMDEVGFMVTAINEKGLIRFQPLGGWWSQVLLAQKLQIMTDNGPVTGVVGSIPPHLLDEAKRAKPMEMKNMYIDIGADDKADAEKIGIRPGQPIVPICPLEKMANEKKLLAKAWDNRYGVGLSIELLKELQGESLPNTLYSGATVQEEVGLRGAQTAANMIQPDLFYALDASPANDASGDKDAFGHLGKGALLRIFDRTMITHRGMRDFVLSTAEDHNIPYQFFISQGGTDAGRVHMSNSGVPSAVIGICSRYIHTSASIIHVDDYAAAKELITTLVRQTDQNTLEQIRSQV; translated from the coding sequence ATGAACGAAGAAACGTATCAAATGTTTGAAACACTGACAGCCTTGCACGGTGCTCCGGGGCATGAACACGATGTCCGGAAGTATGTCAAAAAACAATTGGAAGCATATAGTGATGAGGTGATTCAGGACCGTCTCGGCAGCGTGTTCGGCGTGAAACGCGGTGCAGAAACAGGACCCAAAGTGATGGTGGCGGGCCATATGGATGAAGTCGGATTTATGGTAACAGCGATCAACGAAAAAGGGCTGATCCGCTTTCAGCCACTGGGCGGCTGGTGGAGCCAGGTGCTCCTTGCACAAAAGCTGCAGATTATGACGGACAACGGTCCGGTGACAGGTGTGGTAGGATCAATTCCTCCGCATCTCCTCGATGAGGCAAAACGGGCCAAGCCGATGGAAATGAAAAACATGTACATCGATATCGGTGCCGATGATAAGGCGGATGCAGAAAAGATCGGCATCCGTCCGGGGCAGCCGATCGTCCCGATCTGCCCATTAGAGAAGATGGCCAATGAGAAAAAGCTTTTGGCCAAAGCCTGGGATAACCGGTATGGCGTCGGTCTGTCCATTGAACTGTTAAAAGAGCTGCAGGGGGAAAGCCTGCCAAACACCCTCTATTCCGGGGCAACGGTGCAGGAAGAGGTCGGGCTTCGCGGGGCGCAGACGGCGGCAAACATGATTCAGCCTGACTTGTTTTATGCCCTTGATGCAAGCCCTGCAAACGATGCGTCTGGGGATAAGGACGCCTTTGGTCACCTCGGAAAAGGGGCCCTCTTACGGATTTTTGACCGGACGATGATTACGCACCGTGGCATGCGTGATTTCGTGCTGTCGACGGCGGAAGATCATAACATCCCTTATCAGTTCTTTATTTCTCAGGGAGGAACGGATGCCGGCCGGGTTCATATGTCCAACAGCGGTGTGCCGTCTGCGGTCATCGGGATCTGTTCGCGCTACATCCATACGTCCGCTTCCATTATTCATGTAGATGACTATGCAGCGGCGAAGGAACTGATCACAACCCTCGTCAGACAGACCGATCAGAATACGCTTGAACAGATCCGTTCGCAAGTATAA